From Lolium perenne isolate Kyuss_39 chromosome 5, Kyuss_2.0, whole genome shotgun sequence, a single genomic window includes:
- the LOC139831216 gene encoding uncharacterized protein, whose translation MPPTRGATSENAAITGIGRGRCGFSPGAHRNRRRVRLTAESRNPNRSSTPTTNSLHSSLRPTEQPRRGPHQAKRHWKVSPSPDPARNQGFPSSTRAEAKEHHHDDASKEVTTPKKAPPPSVPAAARTKLSPGRESQPHTRRKGPSRPPSPPGAPTPRHSHHHHQTRELREHDRHPPHLAEMRAGLRSMRPTEHRQGAPWAPPERHEGGGAEQHRSGDSKTNANARRLELPGPAAAPPTWPPRPPHSRGTRGRRPAPISAGTPRQTRVATPIRPELQSLEGERPLPTPPTREEEDPPPPSAARLSPGGVLRLELWIFPSVAVRSFRKPIMISSPPAAFRSSSLFRSSMARARYTFFTLLMRLFAMVEASVRVIKTFHFASSSVPQCARNLIKCIINLNHRTISANSLLYGRRFYFVT comes from the coding sequence ATGCCTCCAACGAGGGGAGCGACGTCCGAGAACGCCGCCATCACCGGCATCGGCCGAGGCCGAtgcgggttttcacccggagcacaCCGAAACCGAAGACGTGTTCGCCTGACCGCCGAGTCGAGGAATCCAAACCGCTCGTCGACGCCGACAACCAACTCGCTCCACAGCTCTCTCCGGCCGACAGAGCAACCAAGGCGAGGACCCCATCAGGCAAAACGACACTGGAAAGTGTCGCCCTCGCCCGATCCCGCGAGGAATCAGGGTTTCCCCTCGAGCACCCGGGCGGAGGCGAAAGAACACCACCAcgacgacgcctccaaggaggtcaCGACGCCAAAAaaggcgccgccgccgtcggtTCCAGCTGCAGCCAGAACAAAACTTTCGCCCGGCAGAGAGTCGCAACCTCACACCCGCCGCAAAGGGCCGTCCAGACCACCATCACCACCCGGCGCGCCGACTCCGCGCcacagccaccaccaccaccaaaccaGAGAGCTCCGCGAGCACGACCGACACCCACCGCACCTCGCGGAGATGAGGGCCGGGCTGCGCAGCATGCGGCCGACAGAGCACCGCCAAGGAGCACCGTGGGCGCCGCCGGAACGCCACGAAGGAGGGGGCGCCGAACAACACCGAAGCGGAGACTCGAAGACGAACGCCAACGCCCGCAGACTTGAGCTCCCCGGACCAGCCGCCGCGCCGCCCACGTGGCCACCGCGGCCGCCGCACAGCCGAGGaacccggggccgccgccccgcgcCCATCTCCGCCGGAACGCCGCGCCAAACCAGGGTCGCCACGCCGATCCGGCCGGAGCTCCAATCGCTCGAAGGGGAGAGGCCCCTACCCACACCGCCCACGCGAGAGGAGGAGGACCCGCCGCCACCgtcagccgcgcggctttcgcccGGCGGCGTCCTCCGGCTTGAGTTGTGGATTTTTCCCTCCGTTGCCGTCCGATCGTTTAGGAAGCCAATAATGATATCCTCACCTCCAGCCGCATTTCGCTCATCATCTCTTTTTCGCTCGTCGATGGCCAGGGCTCGCTACACGTTTTTCACATTGCTGATGAGGCTGTTCGCGATGGTCGAGGCGAGCGTACGGGTAATTAAGACTTTTCACTTTGCCAGTTCTTCCGTTCCTCAATGTGCAAGGAATCTTATTAAATGCATTATCAATCTCAATCATCGGACTATAAGTGCCAATTCACTGTTATACGGCCGGAGATTTTATTTTGTTACATGA
- the LOC139831412 gene encoding uncharacterized protein: MLTLTGAAREIEIAMASSSTSTGPITLTNQITVKLTEDNYLFWRAQVLPLLRSNGLMKFISKEFAAPSSEITNPQAGEAGAPAKIINPAWVAWYQQDQAILTAFLASLTPEVFGIVVLANTSEEAWSTLAGSFASQSTARSMQLRYQLSITKKLDASASTYFNRIKALSDTLTSIGMPLRAEEFTSYLLAGLDADYDAFVDRVSASTIPMPVRDVYAQLLNTEQRVEARKAELRGEGLHAANFNSRGGGSGGARPYRPDMRDRSSYTNPISPSPAALPTPNFVRDGGSSSQGQDRPRPLCQLCGKVGHVASKCFKRFKREFLGLGNDGRDGRNNDRQAAVVTHGGNGGHGGGNGHHNNNTGGYTPSYNIDPGWYVDSGATDHLTAELDKLSVKERYGGNDKVHTANGAGIGRGARLAEIPPETDDHGRNQHGDVDHDRHAASGDEHVDHHASPVRSSPARAAASSPGLDVSPSAGPSLSAHDSTAPPSPSASTSQSPAAPPPPVQRGVTTRLQRGIRKPRQRTDGTVTWMATCLAHAADAAVQEPPDFRHAMTSPPWREAMQQEYDALQRNGTWRLVPRQPGINVIDSKWVFKVKQHADGSVERYKARLVAKGFKQRYGLDYADTFSPVVKPTTIRLLLSLAVSQRWHLRQLDIQNAFLNGILEEEVYMRQPPGFEDPVHPQHLCRLVKAIYGLKQAPRAWHARLSSVLGKLGFKASAADTSLFICQRSDVTVYLLVYVDDIIVVSSSPTASTQLVSALRDDFAVKDLGPLHFFLGIEVLRQSSGGLVLTQRKYALELLRRAGMLKCQPATTPMTVTDSLSISAGVPLLSDDATRYRSVVGGLQYLTVTRPDLSYAVNRVCQFLHEPRDIHWAAVKRILRYVKFTGDHGLRVSPSSSVLLSAFSDADWAGDSDDRRSTGGHAIFFGGNLIAWSARKQSTVSRSSTESEYKALANATAELIWVQSVLQELGIKQNRSPKLVGTGESDGLKASAVALSSSSDGCPSVATSKACIQS, translated from the exons ATGCTCACCCTGACCGGCGCTGCTCGTGAGATCGAGATCGCCATGGCGTCGTCCTCAACATCAACCGGGCCGATCACCCTCACCAATCAGATCACGGTTAAGCTCACCGAAGACAATTATTTGTTTTGGCGTGCGCaggttcttcctcttctccggagCAATGGACTCATGAAGTTCATCAGCAAGGAGTTCGCCGCTCCCTCATCGGAGATCACCAATCCCCAGGCGGGTGAAGCCGGCGCGCCGGCCAAGATCATCAACCCTGCCTGGGTAGCCTGGTACCAGCAGGACCAGGCTATCCTCACGGCCTTCCTCGCGTCCTTGACGCCTGAGGTGTTTGGCATCGTCGTCCTCGCCAACACGTCCGAAGAGGCGTGGTCCACCCTGGCGGGAAGCTTCGCCAGTCAATCTACGGCGAGGAGCATGCAGCTCCGGTACCAGCTCTCCATCACCAAGAAGCTGGACGCATCTGCATCGACCTACTTCAACCGGATCAAGGCGCTCTCCGACACCCTGACGTCGATCGGGATGCCGCTGCGCGCCGAGGAGTTCACCTCCTATCTGCTGGCCGGCCTCGACGCCGACTATGATGCGTTCGTCGATCGCGTCTCGGCcagcaccatcccgatgccggttCGCGATGTCTACGCCCAGCTCCTCAACACGGAGCAGCGCGTGGAGGCACGCAAGGCCGAGCTTCGCGGCGAGGGCCTTCACGCCGCCAACTTCAACTCGCGCGGTGGCGGTTCTGGCGGTGCGCGCCCATACCGCCCCGACATGCGCGATCGATCAAGCTACACCAACCCGATCTCGCCGTCTCCCGCAGCACTTCCAACGCCCAACTTCGTCCGTGATGGAGGatcctcctcacaaggccaagatcgcCCACGTCCTTTGTGCCAACTCTGCGGCAAGGTGGGCCATGTTGCCTCGAAGTGCTTCAAGCGTTTCAAGCGCGAGTTTCTTGGCCTCGGGAACGATGGACGAGACGGGCGCAACAACGATCGCCAGGCTGCTGTGGTCACTCATGGTGGCAATGGTGGCCACGGTGGCGGCAACggtcaccacaacaacaacacggGTGGCTACACTCCCTCCTACAACATCGACCCCGGCTGGTATGTGGATTCTGGCGCGACTGACCACCTCACCGCCGAGCTTGACAAGCTCTCCGTGAAGGAACGCTATGGTGGCAATGACAAGGTCCACACCGCAAACGGAGCAG GGATCGGGAGAGGAGCACGGCTTGCAGAAATTCCTCCTGAAACGGATGATCACGGCAGGAATCAACATGGCGACGTCGATCACGATCGCCATGCAGCCTCGGGAGATGAGCACGTCGATCACCATGCAAGCCCAGTGCGGTCGAGTCCCGCACGGGCGGCTGCATCGTCGCCTGGGCTGGACGTGTCTCCGTCTGCTGGGCCGTCCCTATCGGCCCATGACTCCACGGCGCCTCCTTCACCATCTGCCTCGACATCACAGTCTCCCGCTGCTCCGCCTCCGCCTGTACAACGCGGCGTCACCACGCGCCTTCAGCGAGGCATTCGGAAGCCTCGTCAGCGTACTGATGGAACAGTCACGTGGATGGCTACATGCCTGGCTCATGCAGCAGATGCTGCTGTACAGGAACCTCCAGATTTTCGTCATGCAATGACGAGTCCTCCGTGGCGAGAAGCTATGCAGCAGGAGTATGATGCACTCCAGAGGAATGGCACATGGCGTCTAGTCCCTCGACAGCCAGGTATCAATGTGATTGACTCCAAGTGGGTCTTTAAAGTAAAACAACATGCTGATGGATCAGTTGAGCGATATAAGGCGCGATTAGTAGCAAAGGGCTTTAAGCAGCGATATGGACTAGACTATGCTGATACATTTAGTCCTGTGGTTAAACCGACAACAATTCGATTATTGTTGTCTCTTGCAGTTTCTCAGCGATGGCACCTCCGTCAGTTGGATATCcaaaatgcttttcttaatggcataCTGGAAGAGGAGGTGTATATGCGTCAGCCACCTGGGTTTGAAGATCCAGTGCATCCACAACACTTATGTCGCCTTGTGAAAGCAATTTATGGACTTAAACAAGCGCCGAGAGCATGGCATGCCAGGTTAAGTTCAGTTCTTGGTAAACTTGGGTTTAAAGCATCAGCTGCTGACACTTCGCTGTTTATCTGTCAACGCTCCGATGTCACAGTTTACCTTCTTGTATATGTTGATGACATAATTGTTGTGAGTTCATCACCTACTGCTAGCACTCAACTGGTTTCAGCACTTCGAGATGATTTTGCAGTCAAGGATCTTGGGCCGCTGCATTTCTTTCTTGGGATTGAGGTGCTTCGACAGTCTTCTGGTGGTCTGGTTCTTACTCAGAGAAAATATGCACTTGAACTTCTTCGTCGCGCAGGAATGCTCAAGTGTCAACCAGCCACGACTCCCATGACTGTTACTGATTCGCTAAGTATTTCTGCTGGAGTACCCCTTCTTTCTGATGATGCTACTAGATATCGTAGTGTGGTTGGAGGGCTACAGTATCTTACGGTTACTCGTCCAGATTTGTCATATGCTGTGAATAGAGTATGTCAGTTCCTTCATGAGCCACGTGATATTCATTGGGCTGCTGTGAAGCGAATACTTCGATATGTGAAGTTCACTGGTGATCATGGACTTCGTGTTAGTCCTTCTTCCTCTGTTCTGCTTTCTGCTTTTTCGGATGCTGACTGGGCGGGAGATTCTGATGATCGGCGATCAACCGGGGGTCATGCCATCTTCTTTGGAGGAAATTTGATCGCCTGGAGTGCGAGGAAACAGTCCACAGTTTCTCGCTCAAGTACTGAGTCTGAGTACAAAGCGCTTGCCAATGCTACCGCCGAACTGATTTGGGTTCAGTCAGTTCTTCAGGAGCTAGGAATTAAACAGAATCGATCTCCG AAATTGGTTGGGACTGGGGAAAGCGATGGCTTGAAGGCATCCGCCGTGGCGCTCTCCTCCAGCAGCGACGGGTGCCCCAGCGTCGCCACCAGCAAAGCATGCATCCAGTCCTGA